The genomic segment CTGGCCGGGCGGGCCGAGATCGCCGACTACCTCACCACCGAGTTCGCCCGCATCCCCGGCTTCGAGGTCACTCCCATGCCCGATGGGGTGGTCCCGTCCTGGTACGCGTTGACGCTCACCTACCGCCCCGGCGAGCTTGACGGCCTGAGCATCGAACGCCTCCACCAGGCTCTCATCGCGGAGGGCGCGACCGACTTCGACCGGCCGGGCTCCACCTGTCCCCTGAACCAGCTGCAGCTCTACCAGAACCCGACGATGCTGTTCCCCGACCATCCGCGCTCCCACCGCCCGTACAAAGCCGGGGACTTCCCCGTCGCCGAGCACACCCACGCGCACACGATCAAGCTCCCGGTCTGGCATCGTGAGCAGGATCGTCCGCTGGCCGAGCAGTACGTCCGCGCGGCCGTCAAGGTGAGCGACCACCACAAGGAGCTGCTGCTGTGACGTCCCCCTTCGCCGATCCCTCGTTCGCCCCGGGCCTGCTCCTCGACGCCCAGGAGTCGGGCATCACCCGGTTCGTCGTCGCCGCGGTCGTCACGGACGGGAACCGCGTACTCCTGCTGCGCCGGCCCACCGACGACTTCCTGCCGGGCCTGTGGGAGCTGCCGTCCGGGAAGGTCGAGCCGGGCGAGGGGTTCGAGAAGGCCCTGCTGAGGGAGACGGAGGAGGAGACCGGTCTGGTGATCGACCAGGTCGGCGCCTACCTCGGGCGGTTCGACTACACATCCGGGAGCGGTGCCCTGACCCGCCAGCTCACCTTCCGGGTGACCGTCGGGAAGACCGCGCCGGTCATCCTCACCGAGCACGACGACCACACCTGGGCCGACCCCGGCGAGCTGCCTGGCGTCAGCGACGCCGTCCGGGAACTGGTCGCCCGCTGACCGGTCGGTGCCCGAGCGGACCGGTGCGGAGGAACGCCGCGCCCGCAAGGCCGCCTTCCCCCTCTCCGCTCACGCCGTCTCCCCCGGCCCCGCCGGGCGGCGGACCTCGAAGTGGAAGCAGCCGTACTCGACGGCCCTGACGTGCACGAGCGCCACGTCCGGGTCGGCGAACGCCTCCTCGAAGGCCGTGTCGAAGCCCTTCTCCTCGTCGGCCGGGATCTCCATGAGCCGGCCGCCGACGATGTGGCCGTCGGTGTCGTACCGGCGCACGGTCCGCAGCGCCCCGGCCCGGCTGAACGGGTACCCGGCCCGCTCCGGGTCCGGGCCCTCGCACGGGTCGGCGTGGATGAAGACCGGGCCCTGCTCGTCGTAGGCCCCCGGCCGGGCCGAGGTGGCGGCGGCCCAGCGGCGCAGCGGCGCGTACGAGACGAGGGCGATCCGCTCGCCGGGCCGGGAGCCGCGCAGACAGCAGCGCAGGGGGTTCCCGTCGCCGGTCTCGGTGTACGGGTGGCAGGGGTGGCCCGCGTCGTCGATGTCGCGGAGCTGCTGGAGAGCGGCGGGGTCGATCGGGCGTGCCTGGTGGGTGGTGGTGGACCGGTTGCTGTTCATGGGTCCAGCCTTGTGCACGACGTCGCCATATACCAGCGGAAAACGGACATCGCGTTGGGGAGGTGGCCACCGGCCGCCCGGTGCGCGGCGGTGCTCCGATTCACCCCGCCGTGAGATCACCGGACGTGGAAGGATGGCCGGAAACGTCACCATTGAAGGAATTGAAGGAGATGACCGCGTGCCTGGCACGAATCTGACCCGCGAAGAGGCACAGGAGCGGGCGCGCCTGCTGACCGTGGACGCGTACGAGATCGGTCTCGACCTCTCCGGAGCGCAGGAGGGTGGGACCTACAGGTCTGTCACCACCGTGCGTTTCGACTCCGCCGAAGCCGGTGCGGAGAGCTTCATCGATCTGATCGCCCCGGCCGTGCACGAGGTCACACTGAACGGCGAGGCGCTGGACGTCGCCGCCGTGTTCCGCGACTCGCGG from the Streptomyces sp. AM 4-1-1 genome contains:
- a CDS encoding DUF1203 domain-containing protein, which translates into the protein MNSNRSTTTHQARPIDPAALQQLRDIDDAGHPCHPYTETGDGNPLRCCLRGSRPGERIALVSYAPLRRWAAATSARPGAYDEQGPVFIHADPCEGPDPERAGYPFSRAGALRTVRRYDTDGHIVGGRLMEIPADEEKGFDTAFEEAFADPDVALVHVRAVEYGCFHFEVRRPAGPGETA
- a CDS encoding NUDIX domain-containing protein, which encodes MTSPFADPSFAPGLLLDAQESGITRFVVAAVVTDGNRVLLLRRPTDDFLPGLWELPSGKVEPGEGFEKALLRETEEETGLVIDQVGAYLGRFDYTSGSGALTRQLTFRVTVGKTAPVILTEHDDHTWADPGELPGVSDAVRELVAR